DNA sequence from the Pelecanus crispus isolate bPelCri1 chromosome 4, bPelCri1.pri, whole genome shotgun sequence genome:
AAGACTTGAGGAGCTTGATTTATTTAAACTTCTCACtggaaagttaaagaaaaactgaatgtATTCCAAACACTAAAGGAAGGAGAATTTTTACGGTGAGAGTTTTTaccaacaacttttttttttttttttaataaaaaagaaatagttggAAGTTCAAATGGAAGTCTAGATTTGTCTTTTGTGGGTTCTGGagtgttgtttggtttgggtttgttttaacAGACAGCATAATGGCTGTTTAAAGTAACTTATGGAGTACTTAAAATTCTGATTGTCCATTTAAAAAACCATTAAAAttgttttagaaagaaaaatcactttataAAGAAAAGATACTCAAGTTCAAACAGACTGCTTAAGGTTAACTTCCATTTCTTTGGATTTTCCCACAATGGCAGATAgttgaaatgaaaatggcaagtttcattttcttactgACTATATTTTAGGTGAATTTTTATTACAATGTTAACTGTATTCTCTGGTGTATTGTTTTTATGGAGAGTTTGCCCTTAACAATTCTGTTCGGTCACATAGTGAAGGAACTGGGTAACATTTgcttatatatataaaaactttcttttgtagacttgtgaaaaaaattcttccaaagAATTGAAACATAATCATGGGAAAAGTGAAATCTCTAAACAGCTTAGAAGACTTTCAGAATCGGTGCATTCAACTGAGGAAAGCAAAAGTGAttctaaagcagaaaaagaacataaaagaaaaacctcCACCTCTCTTCAGGCTGAAGGAGCCCAGCAGGACAGTGAAACAAGGGATCCAAAAAGACAACTGGATAGAGCAGAAGTCAATACTGAAGAACTACAGAAGCAGAAATccatgtttaaaaatgaaaaacaccccaaaaaagaTAGTGATACAGAAATTCAACATATGAGAAATGCTGCCAAAAAAGAAGCCAAGTCTTacagagataaaaatgaaaaggaaagaactgCTTTAGAAGATAAACTTTCTTTAAAGCACAAATATAAAGGAGACGGTATTCACAAATCAGGTGAAGATGTTGAACTCCATTCATTTGAGAGAAGTTTGAAAGGAGAGGATGGTGGTCAGAAACATAATCAACAAATAAAGGTTTCTTCAGATGacaaatctgaaagaaaaagtaaacacCGAAGTGAACGGAAAATATCGGTAAcaggaaaagatggaaaaaatagttCTGAATCAACCTTAAAAGCTGAAGAGTTGTTGCGTAAGGAAAATAGAAAGGACAGACATCTCTCAACTGAAAAATCAAGAGCAGAATACAAGTCCAAAAGGTCCCTGAGTGATTCTAGGCCACAGAAGGATTCCGTAAGTGCCTCAAAGCAACTTGCTTCTGCATCACACAGAAGGAGCGAAAGCTACTCGGAAGATAAACATGAAGTAGAATCAACTAACTCTGACTGTAATTTGAAACAAGAAGATGGTGTTCATAAAGATAGACGAAGATCTAAGAGTCTTGTAGAAGACAAGATTTTGTTAAAGTCTAAGTCAAAGAGTCATAGTAAACAATTCAAAGCATCTGAAACAGAATTACAggaaaatttaacaaaacaagAGACTGCCCAGAAACTAGACAAAGATAAGAGCGTGGAAGAGAATGATTCAGATAAGCAACACAAATCCAAGAATGAAGACAAAGTTTTTGAGGAGAGTGGTGCTGAGTTGGAGCTTGCAAGTGGCACGCAATCAACTCAGGGATCACAAAAAGACTTTAGTCACAGAGTTAAGTTACATTCTGGAGAAAGAGGATCtgtaaaagagaaatacagaggTGATAAAGACTTAAGCAATTCCAAACTAGAAAGGAGGTTCTCTACTGAAGGtcacaaaagcagaaacttaAAGCACAGCAACAAGGAAgtaaagaagaaggaagagagtaTCAAATTGGaggataaagatattaaagaaattGATAGTGGGCATGAAAAAGTATTGAGCATCGCAGTGGCAATggataaaaaacaaagcaagaagaCATCCTGTGAAAATAGAAAAGACAGTATATCAAATCAAGATTTAcctgcagaggaaaagcaatCAGCTAGCACAACTGAAAGCAGCCATGCTTCAGCCCCTCAGAAGTCAAGTACGAATAATGACGACTTGCATTCTGGTCAGGAGGAAGAGCTGATGGAACTTGATGTGAAACAAACGAAAGTACAGGACACATCTAACATCgaaggaaaaaacattcaaaactcACTCCAACCCACAGATGCTGAGTatgcagcaaaaggaaaaatatctctCTCCCTTTCAAATAAGGAATTAAAACACAGCTTGGCAGATCCTGAAGCTTGTGAATCACAGTTTCTGCCTGCAGTTGAAAAAACTGTTAAACAAGAAGATATCCCTAATAAACAAGTTGGTGCCTTAGACACTTTGTCCAAACAAGCTTCCATGGATCAAGGACCCAATAAGCAAGGGGCTTATAAAATGAGCATTGTGTATGAAACAAGTGGTAGAATCTTACTGAATGTTCCCAGTAAGGATGAAGCTTCAGAAGATAGCAGAAGaccaaagaatttaaaaactgtGATAAATTCTAATTCAGATGATGTTCCTTTAGCAATTAATTCTTCCAGAGAAGATGCTGCTGATGCAAAGTCCATGGATATGGATATCTCGGATTTTACAGATTCCTTAGATATGTCTAAAGAATGCCATAATTCAGATGGGACTTCTGTATTTGAAGATACTTTCATTTTGAAGAATGACGCAGCACAGGCTGTGTGCATGAAACAACAAGATACTCCAGTGCTGAGTTCTGTCATGAAAGATGATGGTGACAACACTGCTATGACAAACAGTATAGAAAAAGATAACAAGGTGCCCCAGCCTGATGAACAGGCAATGGAAGACAGTACAGCTGGGTTACCTAGTCAAGAAGATTATGATGAAGCAGCAAAGTTAGAAAGCACTCAGGGAAGTGAGttgaaaataaaagaggaaaacttGGTGACTGACGTAACTGAAGATTGTGGCGATGTAACAACAAAAgaacttctgaaaagaaaagaaagagagtgCTTGAATACAGATCCTTCCACAAAGGGAGAAAGAAGTACAGTGATGGATAATGTGGAAGAGAATGAGGTGCATGATATTGATGATATGATACAATCTTCCTCTGTGTTAGTGCCTGAAAGAGTTCCTGAGGAAACAGTCAAAGGTGCTGTTAGAGCCAGTGTGCAAGAAGGGGATGGTGTGATTGGCAtggaagataaaaatgaaagcaatgcaGTAGGTACCAGTGCAGGAAGTAGTAAACTTAGTTTGTTGTACAGCAGCCTACAAACAAGTCCGGCCACTGTGATAGGAACTAGCACAGAGAAGATCACTGAGAGCACTGTAATGGCCACTAGTACAGGAGAAGAAAGAGCTGAGGGTGCATCACATTCTGAAAAGGACAGCGATGCTACAACCACTTGCTCAGAAGAAGAAGGCGAGGTGACAGTAATCTGCACAAGCATAGAAGCTGATGAAGGTTTCACAGCGGGCATATGGGTAAAAAGTAGTGAGGGCAGCAGTTTGATCACAGGAGCAGATATTGGTGAGTGTACTgttgcagcagctgaagaaggTGCTGGCAGTGTTGTCACTGAAGGATTAGCAGAAAGTGAAAGTTTCCTAACAAGtacagaaggagaagaaaatggtgACTGTACCATGGTTGATGCAGAAGAAAGTGGTAAGGATTCAGTCAATGCAAGTGGAGTAGAAATTGAAGACCGTGTGAATAGTGCTggggcagaagaaaaagatgatgcTGTGACTAGTGCAGGCTCTGAAGAAAAGCGAAAGACCTCAACCTGTGTAGATACAGGCAAATTTGAAAGTTCTGTATCCTGCTTAGGCGAAGCGGAGAGCGATGGTGCTGTAACTAGTGCAGGGACAGAAACAGGTGAAGGGTCAACAAGTGGTGACAGTTCAGGTGAGTTTAGGGGCAGTGTGAGAGCTGGCCAAGTAAAAGAACATGAAGGTACTGTGACTTGCACAGGTGCAGAAGAAAGAGGTCATAACTTTATCATCTGCTCAGTGACTGGTACAGATGCCCAAGGAGAAGGTGCTGTAACTGGTGCATGTGTTGCAATGGTCACAAACAACAGTGCCACAACTGGAACTAGTGGTGACAAATCTGAGGATACTATAAATGGTGAAAGTGCAGTCACCAGCACAGGCATAACTCCAGAAGATGATGCTGAAATTTCAGTAGTCTGCACAGGGCTAGAAGACAGCAATGAGGGGTTTGCAGTTTGTttagaagctgaaaaatgtggAAGTGTAATGGACAGTACAAGGGCAAAGGAAGAAGCCAATATCACTACAGTCAGTGTAGGTCTGTGTGATGATGAAGGGTTTGTGACTAGTACAGGCTCGAAAGAAGAGGATGAAGAAGGTGAGGGCATTGTGACCAGTAcaggaagaggaaatgaagaaaatgagcatGCTTCTACTTGTACAGGAATGGAAAGTGAGAGTGCATTAATTTGTATAGGCGCAGAAGAAGGCGAAAGTTCTATTATCTGCATAGTTGCTGAACAAATGGAAGCCGAGTCAGGAGTGGCTGGCACAAATATAAATAAGCTTACTGTTGACAGCATGACAAGTGTCGAGAAAGAAGCTAATTGTGGCATAAACTGCAAAAACGCTAAAGGGATTGTTGAAAGCAGTGTAACCAGTGCAAGTGCTGCAGATGAGGGTGCATTGACTGTGCATATAGGAAAGCATGAAGGTACCTTGATTCCCTTAGATGCCGAGGAATGTGAGGGTCCCATGACTAGTGCTATGGCAGTGCAAGATGAGAGCCAGTCTGGTGCTGAAGACAAACATGAGAATGCCATGACTTCTTTTGGCAGCAGAGAAATTGATGCCTCTATAAGTAGTGCAGTTCCAACAGAAGATGAGAATTCTCTTATTCCtgctgacagagaagaaaaagtaaaaggcGATATCATCTCTACCAGTACAGTGGAAGAAAGTGATACTCCCTTACATTCAGCCATGGATGCTGAGGAAGGTCCACTTGCTGTTGCGAGAGCAAATGAAAGTGGGGAGAGCTCTATGATCTTAATAGACACTGAAGACACAGAGGTGCCTATGCCCAGTACAGCTGCAGAGTTTAAAGAGTGCGTGCATACTTTTAGCAGTAAGCAGGAGAAAGATGAGTGCACTATGATTTCCACCAGTATTGTGGAAGAATTTGAGGCTCCTATGTCAAGTGCGGCTGTTGAATATGATGGTCAGCTCccctctgtgaaaacagaagaaataaatgaggATGCTATGGTTTCTATAGATATGGAAATATATGAGGTTCCCATGCCCAGTGAATCCAGTGCTGGAGGAGATGATAACGATGATGACGAAAGTCACCCAACTGCTAGtggtaaggaagaaaaagatgaatgtGCTATGATTTCCACAAGTGTTGTGGAAGAACAAGTAATCCTAATGTCAGGTGAAGTCACAGAAGAGGCCATTCAACATGTGTCGGACACAGAGTCAAAAAATGAAACGGTAATGATTTCTACAAGTACAGCAGAATGTTTTGAAACTCCTATGTCTAGTGTAGCTGTGCAAGATGAAAACAAACTCActgcttcagaaacagaaggaagataCGAAGCTGCTATGATCACTACAAGCATGACAGAAGAATGTGAGATAGTCCTGATCAGTGCAGCACCACAAGCTGAAGGTCAACTCATTGTAGCAGAAGGAGATGAAGATGCCATTATCTCTCCAAATGCATCAGAGGAATGTAAGATTGTGGAGACCACTGCAACTGTAGATGAACAGTTTGGACTAGCTGCTTTCAATGCAGATGCAAAAAGCAAAGGTTCTGTGATTTTTGTGGGAGAATGTGGAGCTCCTGTGCTGAGGGTTGCCACCAACAGTGAAGATCAACACACTGCTTCAAGTCTAGGAGATAAGGaggggggggcagtgatcactcTGAGCACAATGGAGGAATGTGATAGTCTCTTCACCTTTACAGTCATAGAAGAAAGTCAACTTGCTGCTGAGAGTACAGAAGTGAAAGACAAAAGTGAGGAAATTTTTAATACCGCTAACCAGATTGAATGCATCCTATCAACTACGGGCCCAGAAAAAGGCAGTAATTCTTTGCTCGTCATTGGTAGAGAGAACGAGACCCATGAGAGTGGTGTGAGGGGAGAATCGGCAGCATCTCAGACCACAGTAGACAGTGAAATCACAGCAACGGATGAAAATTCAGTGAATCTCATGAGTGTAGATGAAGCCCTTTGTGTGGAGATTAGTACGGAGACTGCTGGGAGTCCAAGTCCTTCCTCAGAGGCAAGTGAGGATGATGAGCAAGCTGAAGATGTTTTGCATGAGGATGATACATCAGAACTCTCTTGTAtgatttcagaagcagcagtagAAAGTGAAACTCTAAGGAATGTAAACTATAAATTTAACTCAGACTTGCTTTTAGAAAGTGACTTTTCTGAATTAAGGACTCCCCTGCCTAGGGCACAGGCTCTTTCCTTAGTTTCTGCAAATGAAGTGACTGTAAATGCCAACCATGGTGAAGTGACAATAGAAGCagaattaggggaaaaaagtgaccTCCCTGTGTTGCATGTAGAAGAGTTATACAGCAGTGATGACAAAACGAACTTGGTCAAAATAGATGATATTGGAATTGAGGTTACTTTTCAAAAAAGTAATGCAACCTTTAATTCAGgtgaggatttcttttttcttttttttaataagtttatAAATTTTGTTATAAATCGATGCATTTTGTCATGATTACAGTTAGAAATAATTTGCACTGTCCAAATATACGTCATTTCTTTGTTGGTTGCAACATAACtattaataatgtatttaagaattggtgacaaatatttaaataaacatgtGATTCTGGGAGTATAAGAGTGACTGAACACAGTTATCTGAGGTAAGTTGGAAAAGAAGTAAATGTTATTTGAGTgcaaaaaagttattaaaatacattgacTTAAAAACGAGCTAATAAATGAAGTGGTTTGCAAGGGGTAATTATTGTGGAGCTATAGATGGGTTTTGTTATTAatgtgaaaaaacattttacaatgtGAGTTTAGGTCCAGTTTCTCAAAGGTTGGCTTTATTCTGTAGTTTTATTGATATTTGGGGTGAGAAAGCTCACTCTGCAGATTTTGGGATCTTAGGAATTTGTCAAGGAAAGTTGCCAATCTAGTAAACTTGAAAAATGTTACTCAGTATTTATACAAGAGACAAGCATGACCCATGAAAATGTAAACTGCTACACTAAGGTATTTCTGTCTTGGTGTTTGCTCAATCTTTGTTGTCCATTGATGTAGCTTCTGCAAGTACCAGTGGTAATGGTAGTCTTATTCTGTGGACCTCAACCACAATTTAATCACTTCACATGCATCATTGATGAATTATCATGTTATAACTACTTCTTTTTGTTTAGGAAAAGCTGTATAAACAGGCCTCTGAAATAGGTGTCCAAAAAGGCTGTAGAAGTCATATGAAGATGCTGTCTTCATGGCCTGTTTTTCAGATCTTATAAGCATGCAGCTGTTCCCATGGGGAATTAAATGGATGGGGTTTTAAGATTTTCTGGAATTACATTGACACTAACAGGAGCTACTGAGCTTTCAGTATCTGTTATCTGATGGAAATTGGATCATTTCAGTGGTTATGGTTCTAGAGCTGATGGATTTAGATCTAattgtcacttaaaaaaaaatgttatcctTAGTATTAACTCTTAGCTCTGCATTTGTTAATACAGAGGTAATTTGCTGTTTGGAATTTGGTCTGAAAATCtgctggtgttttgtttggttggtttgttgttttttttttttaaaggaaaaggaaaaaaaaaaagccaaagtcAGAATTGGTAAATAAGCTGTGGTAAATCCTGATAGCCCGTATTTTCCAATCCTTTTGTATTTAAGGAAAACATAGATGTACTTGTGTTCTTGCAGATGCCAAACTGGTTTTTTTGAGCTGGTTTGTTGCAGACAGACTTGCTGTTGTTTCTGTTGCCTACAGGAAGGGATTAAATTCATGTGCTGTGTTCATGAGGTGGTAGTAAGAAATAGCATCCTACTGTAGCATGAGATAAATACAACATAATGTAATTACTAATTTTAACgtatttgtatttcattagGCAATAATGCAGCTTTACCAAAGTTGGCAGAAGAACTAGAATTTGAAAGTAACTTGAGAACTGACGAGGtatttatgttttgaaaatttttactATACTGTTTCTTGTATTATTATACATCTTTCTAGGGTTTCTTAATATACGTTTTGATTTTTGTGCAACAAAAATGGCATTTGAACTTCAAAACTTTCGAAGGGtcatttttcacattatttAGCTGTACTTTTCTAAGCAGCTGGCATTTAAATTATGGGCTGTCCATGTTATTCTGTGATAGAACCAACTCCCTCCCTCAGCTATGCCCCTTCTGTGACCATGACATccaagtttgttttcttttagaattGGTCATACTGTATGCATGTTGCTTGTGATTGTACTTGTAAAATAGTCATACGTGCCTTAGCTCTTACTGTTGGCAATTGTTAATTTAATGCTTTGATATGGTAAACAGACAGTGCTGTTCATTTCGTTGTATCACTTCCTTGACAGTCTTCAGACTTGTGCGTTCTCTGTGTGTTTAAGGAACACTTGCTGCTGTTCTGTACTGTGATAACTACAGCCCGTTACCTGCTGTAAGAGAAGAGTAGGGCATCCTGGATAATCCAGGGTATTGGTGCTCATGGTCATCTATAGCTTGTGTAAGACCAAAGTTGAgcctctgtgtttgtgtgtctgtgctgtTCATCCATACTAGCCAGGAATCCAGATGGGTTAATTCTTCATTCAGATGCAGGACTGGATCCATGTATTCATTTCTAGCCAAACTCTGATAATAAGCATTTTGAGGGAGAACGTGGTTCAGAGACTCCCAAGCATCTATGAAAGGATGGATCTGCACAGGGCTAGTGGCTGCAGCTCCAGGGCAGACCAGTTGAGTATTTCTAAACCATGGTTTTGATGCCTGGGATGCACTTCAGGAAAATCCAGGTCAACTTCAGTCTGGTGGGATTTATTAATTTGAGTTGAGTTCTACCTGCAAACAGCTGTACTGTTTGCCAGCATAAGATGGTCCTAGAGCCAGTATAACCGTGTTCACATGACACTGTATCTGAGTTCACAATGTCCAGATCTGACTCAAGTACCCTTAGCTCCATATAGCATTATCTATGCGTCAGTAACATATAATTGATCTGCaacttgaattaaaaaaaaaaaaaacaaacccaaaaaaaaccccaaaccaaaccacatgAGTTGAAGAGAGTTCACTGTACCTTGTTATGCATTACAGATACATACTTTTCTGTGTATGGGAACATTTCGAGAATATTGCTCATGTTTGGAAATCATCTTAGAGTAGGGTGGCACCTTGACTTCCTGAGATTTCTCTTGAgatctcctttttttaaactaacctCTGGTATCAGTGTTAACTCTAAGGTCAACgttagtgtcctggtttgggctgggacagagttaactttcttcctagtggcaggcacagtgctgtgttttggatttagaatgagaagaatgctgataacacactgatggtttagttgttgctaagtactgcttatgctagtcaaggacttttcagcttcccatgctctgccaggtgcacaagaagctgggagggggcacagccagaatagctgatccaaactgaccaaagggctattccataccatatggcatcatgctcagtatagaaactaggagggttggccggggggcaacgatcgctgctcaggaactgtctgggtatcggtcggcgggtggtgagcaattgcattgtgcatcacttgctttgtatattattatattgttattattattgttactattttactttattttatttcaattattaaactgttcttgcctcaacccaggagttttctcactctcactcttactcttccgattctttcccccatcccacaggcgcaaggggagtgagtgagtggctgcgtggtgcttagttgctggctggggctaaaccacaacagttagGCACTGTACTGTTCAACAGTAATGTGACTTAGCTCTGCTGGTGTTCCTTATTAATATTTGTACTGCTGTCTTAAAGTTTTTGAAGACTTTTATAGATTGTGATAAGACAATGTTCATCATGacatggggcggggggggagtgAGACATACTTGTTCTGGATGTCTGcagtatttttgttgttctgattTTGTGTTTAGCCACAACAGCCTGAAAGTCCAAGAAGTGAAGAGGGATATGTGGATCTTCATACTAAAGAGTTTCAAAAAGGTGATTTTTATACTGATAGCAACTTACTTTTCATACTGATTTGCCTACTACTTATGATGGGATGCTTATAGATTTGATACATATACTATGTGTAGAGGGATTAAAGCAAAACCTGCAGAAATCTCCTTGAAATGTTTCTAGGAGCTCACGTGGCTTTGCATTTGGTTTGTGGGAAAGAAGGGTCATCCTTTTCTTCTAGTATGATATGcagaaagaaaggtgaaaagcatttaggattttaaaaaagtagacTGCTAACATTCTGtttaaaatcaataaatacagaaaaatgtttgccCAGGAAAGATACAGAAACTTCCCTAAGGAATGGCTTTCTTCCTTATAAACTTAGAATATCCTTGTTTCGGGTGTTGTGACAGGCCTTGTGAGGGTATGACAAGAGTAAGTACTATATGACTTAAAAGTCACAGAGACTCTACAGAAAGTTcgggggttgttttttttccccctcctttgtTGATcttcaaaagattaaaatatttctggccatccactgaaatctgaaaagcaCTTATAAGTAGGTAATCACCTAGCTAGAAATCTCAGTCAACTTGGATCTGTGCTCAGTAATTCCTTTTCCATGtattaaattaatcttcaataggaccaaaaaaaaaaaaaattccgtTTCCTGAAaccacagtattttaaaatgtgttgcaATTGTTTGGCTTTCctattaaaacacaaacaaaaccctacTTTGTTCCCATCTTGATGGATTTTGTGCTCCAGATGCATTACAAAGATGTTTGCAACACTACCAGATGAGAGTTAATCCTCAGTTAATAAAGTAACAAGCAAAACTAAAGTGAATTCCAGGAGGTACCAGCAATACTGATGCATATGGTGTCCAGAGAGGTTAAGGATGCATTTCCTCTTATGGAAAGTTTCAGCTGAAAGTGTAAATGCTATGAAAGGACACACTGTTAATAAGCTCACTTCTAAATTTTTAGACACACATACCAAAATAACAATTTactaaatagaaaacaaaaagaggagtAAGGTGAGGTAAGAGCATTGGTGTAAAACTTTTGATTCCTTTTTATTCTTGGGGTAGGTCAAATTCACATACCTGGTTTAATGGTGGTGTATATTCATGTAAGTGATAAGAGACATGCTCTGctcacaagaaagaaaatgtaaacccTGAGAAAGGGTTAGAAGAATGCAATCTTCAGGACAGCAGATCCGAAACTTGAACCAGTTTTTCTGTACTGTGAGGTTTCTTTGAAGTGCCTGAAAAACTGCCATTTCACATCGCTCAGTCACCGAGACAGACAGTACTTAAATTTTAACATGTGCAGATTGAACTAGCTGTGATAATCTTGTTCCATGTAAAATGTTTAACAAAAATCCATTTGTTGTGTAAATCATGTTGAATATGACACACACAGAAGAATAATGCTTTGTAGCTCTTGgtagaaagttttttttttttctttttctcccccaccacaaaataatctctcttttttatatatatatacatgtatatatacatatagctCAACGTACGTAAAAGGAAGTtgtttaaaagacaaatgtGTGTCCTGTCATGAGTATGAACAGCAGACACGGTAGTTTAGTAGTCCAAGATTCCTTGGAATGTAAACAAATCATTGCTCTGAGTGGGTAGGATCTAGCTCTTCATTTgacactgctttaaaaattggAAGATGTTGTGCAACTAAACAATACAGCTGTGGAAGAACTGTTGCTAGAATATGTAGATTTAAGAAATAAGCTACAAATTATCTAAAATTTTATGTAGAATAGAGTGGTTTTGTTGCATCCTGGGTTTATGTTCTTACTGtagctgaaaggaaaactgCTTGGAATGTTTTagcagttttttctttaattaaaatattaattcagtGCCTTATGAATCAGACTTTAAGGGTTTTGTAGAACGCTTGAGGGAGCAGCTTCTTTATGATTCTCTTTATGTATCTATATGAAATGGCTTTGAAAGTTTTGgaattttttcaaaagcacagagCACTCATCAGCTCCCATAGTTCATaattattttccacatttttgtgATATGGAAGGCTAAGGCTCTTCTTCATGAGAATGAGAGTACAGTAGAGTCTAGCAGTTGGACAATTTCCTTATGTGCACTGTGTCAGCTACAGGTCTCACTAGTACAATTATGCAAACTTTAGTTCTCTGGAAGCATAATGTTACAGCATagttttcattgtgttttaCTTCATCCCATGATCCATTGTCTAGGGTTGTGATGGCTAAAATTCTGATTCATTGAAATGCTAGA
Encoded proteins:
- the BOD1L1 gene encoding biorientation of chromosomes in cell division protein 1-like 1 isoform X4; translated protein: MASNPQPQPPPPPPPPPPPQQPPPLPGAGAAVGGGAAEPELVSMIVSHLKSQGLFDQFRRDCLADVDTKPAYQNLRQRVDNFVSNHLATHTWSPHLNKNQLRNNIRQQVLKSGMLESGIDRIISQVVDPKINHTFRPQVEKAVHEFLATLNHKEEAGPSTAPSEEKTDASITVQGVSATTPSGNVASDAMSILETITSLNQEASAARASTENSNPKNNDKVAKRLSSQQSVDGSTDRERNVEDLPDREKAICDLSGEGAETFAKCEDLNDLPCQSEELKNSAKDTNNLTFTSKDTSKEIQQESEDQKSKLLDKCDKKPDSSEKGERRKEKKEKLDKKSDHSKKSDDAMKSKEEKQARELEPVKQLAPEKNSNKHKTTESTKETKEENTSVDSDMDVLSDITVSSVHTSDLSSFEEESEEETVISDSTEEGEITSDDEEDKNSQRKTKLHANELNDGKAKPVRHAYVRKPFLYSKYFSDSDDERTVEQRRQSIAKEKEERLLRRQINRERLEEKRKQKAAEKTKSLKTGNQNAKGKSGLNLEEPSSRSLESKATGTSIKDVLKEQKFLEKKVALSRKRKRDSRHAEDGCKKKYEPSEEDSKETQKTNETCEKNSSKELKHNHGKSEISKQLRRLSESVHSTEESKSDSKAEKEHKRKTSTSLQAEGAQQDSETRDPKRQLDRAEVNTEELQKQKSMFKNEKHPKKDSDTEIQHMRNAAKKEAKSYRDKNEKERTALEDKLSLKHKYKGDGIHKSGEDVELHSFERSLKGEDGGQKHNQQIKVSSDDKSERKSKHRSERKISVTGKDGKNSSESTLKAEELLRKENRKDRHLSTEKSRAEYKSKRSLSDSRPQKDSVSASKQLASASHRRSESYSEDKHEVESTNSDCNLKQEDGVHKDRRRSKSLVEDKILLKSKSKSHSKQFKASETELQENLTKQETAQKLDKDKSVEENDSDKQHKSKNEDKVFEESGAELELASGTQSTQGSQKDFSHRVKLHSGERGSVKEKYRGDKDLSNSKLERRFSTEGHKSRNLKHSNKEVKKKEESIKLEDKDIKEIDSGHEKVLSIAVAMDKKQSKKTSCENRKDSISNQDLPAEEKQSASTTESSHASAPQKSSTNNDDLHSGQEEELMELDVKQTKVQDTSNIEGKNIQNSLQPTDAEYAAKGKISLSLSNKELKHSLADPEACESQFLPAVEKTVKQEDIPNKQVGALDTLSKQASMDQGPNKQGAYKMSIVYETSGRILLNVPSKDEASEDSRRPKNLKTVINSNSDDVPLAINSSREDAADAKSMDMDISDFTDSLDMSKECHNSDGTSVFEDTFILKNDAAQAVCMKQQDTPVLSSVMKDDGDNTAMTNSIEKDNKVPQPDEQAMEDSTAGLPSQEDYDEAAKLESTQGSELKIKEENLVTDVTEDCGDVTTKELLKRKERECLNTDPSTKGERSTVMDNVEENEVHDIDDMIQSSSVLVPERVPEETVKGAVRASVQEGDGVIGMEDKNESNAVGTSAGSSKLSLLYSSLQTSPATVIGTSTEKITESTVMATSTGEERAEGASHSEKDSDATTTCSEEEGEVTVICTSIEADEGFTAGIWVKSSEGSSLITGADIGECTVAAAEEGAGSVVTEGLAESESFLTSTEGEENGDCTMVDAEESGKDSVNASGVEIEDRVNSAGAEEKDDAVTSAGSEEKRKTSTCVDTGKFESSVSCLGEAESDGAVTSAGTETGEGSTSGDSSGEFRGSVRAGQVKEHEGTVTCTGAEERGHNFIICSVTGTDAQGEGAVTGACVAMVTNNSATTGTSGDKSEDTINGESAVTSTGITPEDDAEISVVCTGLEDSNEGFAVCLEAEKCGSVMDSTRAKEEANITTVSVGLCDDEGFVTSTGSKEEDEEGEGIVTSTGRGNEENEHASTCTGMESESALICIGAEEGESSIICIVAEQMEAESGVAGTNINKLTVDSMTSVEKEANCGINCKNAKGIVESSVTSASAADEGALTVHIGKHEGTLIPLDAEECEGPMTSAMAVQDESQSGAEDKHENAMTSFGSREIDASISSAVPTEDENSLIPADREEKVKGDIISTSTVEESDTPLHSAMDAEEGPLAVARANESGESSMILIDTEDTEVPMPSTAAEFKECVHTFSSKQEKDECTMISTSIVEEFEAPMSSAAVEYDGQLPSVKTEEINEDAMVSIDMEIYEVPMPSESSAGGDDNDDDESHPTASGKEEKDECAMISTSVVEEQVILMSGEVTEEAIQHVSDTESKNETVMISTSTAECFETPMSSVAVQDENKLTASETEGRYEAAMITTSMTEECEIVLISAAPQAEGQLIVAEGDEDAIISPNASEECKIVETTATVDEQFGLAAFNADAKSKGSVIFVGECGAPVLRVATNSEDQHTASSLGDKEGGAVITLSTMEECDSLFTFTVIEESQLAAESTEVKDKSEEIFNTANQIECILSTTGPEKGSNSLLVIGRENETHESGVRGESAASQTTVDSEITATDENSVNLMSVDEALCVEISTETAGSPSPSSEASEDDEQAEDVLHEDDTSELSCMISEAAVESETLRNVNYKFNSDLLLESDFSELRTPLPRAQALSLVSANEVTVNANHGEVTIEAELGEKSDLPVLHVEELYSSDDKTNLVKIDDIGIEVTFQKSNATFNSGNNAALPKLAEELEFESNLRTDEPQQPESPRSEEGYVDLHTKEFQKDLLQRNVALERETFHVENLDTQITEEHRSRGIQCKSSGTMDKEKCNQLIVQDVRKDDEQSPCSKMKPDNITEAISGDTAEVSEEIDVKHTPPRSSMEEKDEFAIEQEMSEKEKHGLESNENSPEENQPVIVKRKRGRPRKYPLEAVQPGGGESKADMSTGNLQFPIFASRGKTPQTGTDISSKKETTNEDEAEKAEMIVRKRGRKPRRSLVQSEETAHM